One stretch of Suricata suricatta isolate VVHF042 chromosome 13, meerkat_22Aug2017_6uvM2_HiC, whole genome shotgun sequence DNA includes these proteins:
- the FAM205A gene encoding protein FAM205A — MLRYTFDLWDFEDTLYVYVFIFIILLIIWQVKRSYYGLRPEPQRSCCLRHRRIRIRDAAFRARRLFQEEAQKPWELLSVMKSQGWLPQEGSVRRLLCADTCCQICNSMALEIQQLLLGENTLLCPASSEPLQGSSCLEILSMSTMSLEQNLDQCSLHSTALACPSLTPPVLQSMDQKCLTQSAAQLTGTVRVLDYCSEHHQLGQGFQISEAPRGLETMSCSRLEEARLRVNQQEMMQSTPNYVYGNQRQEPLNYQVALETLNHEFTTQTHPIGLHMVTVLPANLPFLSPEVLRLLEVHVKKWMHFQRWGLPRRVEESLRQLIPNPPFFSQSVNNQPVSFIPNDTSKFSVEKLGTYSYENWDPYMASQPTQAWVTEWSIMDPEQIHQQQQILNHTALALPSPALKDSSGLYPPHPGHQSHDSAAHLQQKYSQLFCGLPSLHSESLVNTLIGSQSLSTNGSISQCPLKDAFLFKELSVLPLLPKTLPQSATPSSPSSPDWINPPDCQQTHISAPFLTLAECDALEWHLLQKQLQLQWGLPAVFQGCQHSQRPMQNRPCGKAQSPETVKTFRPVKPITVLTRKLLFFPEHAKRLLEFHLQRQLIHHRWGLPQKIQESIQLLLSPTDKSTLSWSSTALANMSAPQPIALEATGASDPFSPITGPVSVPMPHLFDQAKAVLQSHINSKGGQIHQGKIPACVHSSWQFIIPGDLQLAPLPYIPESMPLELQEATDHAPQEKATPWTSIALDQQQQASTDMVAEHPKLPRALSKGTIEKLETTLRHKYLAFLSGLPALYYVALSRSMAPPITTQDLITGMEPGPGKFPNEPLTQMSSSEEKCLSPGRGFQNANNTCADIADEFQAEGQVEEMIETVPLESQRETSGTYTLKKPILAKLNFHLRKKILEIQLGIPIKARKSREQIIAIPENKSKQESPENLNNQEKKPLLQNLPTPPGIPCAPDPEWLHLKEQLAIELKAAQQNQKQPSSRAVPHGSAHWASKISQPSGDMTEGQVLCVQLEASVNSHILEEPWSPGPQNPGKSKDSAQGPILVEKRMDPGKPKLAGDHGEGDAGFAHSSTKEISHPNAAQRPERMNRTPRSPWRRSHSFHLDALSEHSTQHPQIKLPEPPPGIPRGKESEKNDLHDSQTNLNVLLKPARIPKNAQPVVSQASQGQSFLGQLIQGRHLQDQTVEGQVLQGQVMPVHTHKRPRLLESGLRSKMKSFLHCFNTKKKGKGHEEPMFSTVGKVANTRKKNVEKSLAPAKSPTGQTKTENTRRDSKAQSSPTEKQVGLGFLDGSHTPDSKLRHRSRSQQLHSASVLGHPRHCPRHCPRVAFATHPGNVP; from the exons ATGTTGAGATATACTTTTGATCTGTGGGATTTCGAGGATACCTTATATGTTTATGTCTTCATCTTCATCATTCTCCTAATTATCTGGCAAGTAAAAAGGAGTTACTATGGATTAAGGCCGGAACCTCAAAGGAGCTGCTGCCTG CGTCACCGAAGAATCAGGATACGAGATGCAGCATTTAGAG CTAGGAGACTCTTCCAGGAAGAAGCTCAGAAGCCGTGGGAGCTGCTCTCTGTCATGAAAAG CCAGGGCTGGCTTCCTCAGGAGGGAAGTGTGCGGCGACTCCTGTGTGCAGATACCTGCTGCCAAATCTGCAATTCTATGGCTCTGGAGATTCAGCAGTTGCTGCTGGGTGAGAACACCCTGCTCTGTCCTGCTTCATCAGAACCATTGCAGGGCTCCTCTTGCCTAGAGATTTTGTCCATGTCTACTATGTCTTTAGAACAGAATCTGGACCAATGTTCCTTACACTCCACAGCACTGGCATGTCCATCTCTAACACCCCCAGTGTTGCAATCAATGGATCAAAAATGCTTAACACAGTCAGCTGCCCAGTTAACTGGTACAGTCAGGGTACTCGATTACTGCTCTGAACACCACCAGTTGGGGCAGGGATTTCAAATATCAGAGGCGCCCAGGGGCCTGGAGACTATGTCTTGCTCAAGACTTGAGGAGGCTAGGTTAAGAGTGAACCAGCAGGAGATGATGCAGAGCACTCCCAACTATGTCTATGGGAACCAAAGACAGGAGCCCTTGAATTACCAGGTTGCTCTGGAAACCCTAAACCATGAATTCACTACCCAGACACACCCTATAGGCTTGCATATGGTTACTGTCCTCCCTGCCAATCTGCCATTCCTTAGTCCTGAAGTCCTGAGGCTTCTTGAGGTACATGTGAAAAAATGGATGCATTTCCAGAGGTGGGGGCTTCCCAGACGTGTGGAGGAGTCCCTAAGGCAGCTTATCCCAAACCCGCCATTCTTTTCCCAAAGTGTAAATAACCAACCAGTTTCTTTCATCCCAAATGATACTTCTAAGTTCTCTGTTGAAAAACTGGGGACCTATTCCTACGAGAACTGGGACCCCTATATGGCCAGCCAGCCTACCCAGGCCTGGGTTACAGAATGGTCCATTATGGACCCAGAACAAATACACCAGCAGCAGCAAATCCTAAACCATACGGCTCTGGCTTTGCCCTCTCCAGCCCTTAAAGACTCAAGTGGTCTCTATCCACCACATCCTGGGCACCAGTCTCATGACTCAGCTGCCCATCTGCAGCAGAAATATAGCCAGCTATTCTGTGGTCTCCCTTCTCTGCACAGTGAGTCCCTCGTTAACACCTTAATAGGCTCTCAAAGCCTCTCCACAAATGGGAGCATATCCCAGTGCCCCCTGAAGGATGCTTTTCTCTTCAAAGaactctctgtcctccctctgctGCCTAAAACTCTACCCCAATCAGCCACACCCTCTTCCCCATCTTCCCCAGATTGGATCAATCCACCTGACTGCCAACAAACTCACATCAGTGCTCCATTTCTGACGTTGGCAGAGTGTGATGCCTTGGAGTGGCACCTGCTGCAGAAGCAGCTCCAGCTTCAGTGGGGCTTGCCAGCGGTTTTCCAGGGATGTCAGCACAGCCAGAGACCCATGCAGAATAGGCCCTGTGGCAAAGCCCAGTCTCCTGAGACAGTGAAAACGTTTCGACCAGTGAAGCCCATCACAGTCCTCACTAGGAAACTACTCTTCTTCCCAGAACATGCCAAGAGGCTGCTGGAATTCCATCTCCAGAGGCAGTTGATTCACCATCGCTGGGGCCTGCCCCAAAAGATTCAGGAGTCCATTCAGTTGCTCCTGTCCCCCACTGATAAGTCAACTCTGTCCTGGAGCAGCACAGCCCTAGCCAACATGAGTGCTCCCCAACCTATAGCCCTAGAGGCCACTGGGGCCAGTGACCCATTCTCACCCATCACAGGCCCAGTGTCAGTCCCCATGCCACACTTGTTTGACCAGGCCAAGGCAGTATTACAGAGCCACATCAACTCCAAAGGTGGGCAGATCCACCAGGGCAAGATTCCTGCTTGTGTGCATAGCTCTTGGCAGTTCATAATTCCTGGGGACCTGCAACTGGCTCCCTTACCCTACATCCCAGAAAGTATGCCCTTGGAACTGCAGGAAGCAACTGACCATGCCCCACAAGAGAAAGCTACACCCTGGACATCAATAGCCCTTGACCAACAGCAACAAGCCTCAACAGATATGGTCGCTGAACACCCTAAGCTGCCCCGAGCCCTGTCCAAGGGAACCATTGAGAAACTGGAGACGACTTTGCGGCACAAGTATCTGGCCTTCTTGTCAGGGCTGCCTGCTCTTTATTATGTGGCTCTTTCTAGGTCCATGGCACCACCAATTACTACCCAAGATCTAATCACAGGAATGGAGCCTGGACCTGGAAAATTCCCAAATGAACCTCTGACTCAGATGAGCTCCTCTGAAGAGAAGTGTCTGAGTCCTGGGCGAGGCTTTCAAAATGCCAATAATACTTGTGCAGACATTGCAGATGAGTTCCAGGCTGAAGGACAGGTAGAAGAAATGATTGAGACAGTGCCTCTAGAAAGCCAGAGGGAGACTTCTGGGACCTACACACTCAAGAAACCCATCTTGGCCAAATTAAATTTCCATCTCAGAAAGAAAATCCTAGAGATACAACTGGGAATTCCCATAAAGGCAAGGAAGTCCAGAGAACAAATTATAGCAATCCCAGAGAACAAGTCCAAGCAGGAGTCTCCAGAGAATCTGAACAACCAAGAGAAAAAACCACTGCTCCAgaatctccccaccccaccaggcaTTCCTTGTGCCCCAGATCCAGAATGGCTCCACCTTAAAGAACAGCTGGCCATTGAGTTAAAGGCAGCGCAGCAGAACCAGAAGCAACCTAGTTCCAGAGCAGTACCTCATGGTTCTGCCCACTGGGCCTCAAAGATCTCACAACCCAGTGGTGACATGACAGAGGGCCAGGTACTTTGTGTTCAGCTGGAGGCCAGTGTGAACAGCCACATCCTGGAGGAACCCTGGAGCCCTGGGCCCCAAAACCCTGGCAAGAGCAAAGACTCAGCCCAAGGCCCCATACTGGTAGAAAAGAGAATGGACCCAGGAAAACCCAAATTGGCAGGGGACCACGGAGAAGGGGATGCAGGGTTTGCGCACTCCTCTACAAAAGAAATAAGCCACCCTAATGCAGCCCAGAGGCCAGAAAGGATGAACAGGACACCACGCAGTCCCTGGCGACGAAGCCATAGCTTTCATCTTGATGCTCTCAGTGAACATAGTACCCAGCACCCTCAGATTAAGCTTCCAGAGCCACCTCCAGGAATCCCTCGGGGGAAGGAATCTGAAAAGAATGACCTGCATGACAGTCAAACCAATCTCAATGTCCTTCTCAAACCAGCAAGGATTCCTAAGAATGCCCAGCCTGTGGTGTCCCAGGCATCACAGGGCCAGTCTTTCCTGGGCCAACTCATTCAGGGCAGGCATTTGCAGGACCAAACTGTGGAAGGTCAAGTTTTACAGGGACAGGTGATGCCAGTCCATACTCATAAGAGGCCCAGACTTCTAGAATCTGGCTTGAGAAGTAAGATGAAATCCTTTCTGCACTGTTTTAACAccaagaaaaaaggcaaagggCATGAGGAACCCATGTTCTCTACAGTTGGGAAG GTGGCcaataccaggaaaaaaaatgtagaaaagagcCTGGCTCCAGCCAAAAGTCCCACAGGGCAAACCAAGACAGAGAATACAAGAAGGGACTCCAAGGCCCAATCTTCCCCCACTGAAAAGCAGGTGGGCCTGGGCTTCTTGGATGGTTCCCATACCCCAGACAGTAAGCTCAGGCACCGCTCCCGCTCTCAGCAACTCCACTCTGCCTCAGTCCTGGGCCACCCCCGCCACTGCCCTCGGCACTGTCCTAGAGTGGCTTTTGCTACCCACCCAGGGAATGTACCCTAG